The following nucleotide sequence is from Nymphalis io chromosome Z, ilAglIoxx1.1, whole genome shotgun sequence.
GCAAAGATTATGGCTATTATCGGATTCTGATGAAGGGTGTTTACGCTCTCTGCGTATAGCAGCAAATTTTCTGGCAAATCAAATCGGCGGTGGTCCATCACTAGGTTGATGTAATATGATGTCGTCGTCCAACTATATCTTTGTCTAACAGTCCATGCAGAATACGTACTAATAGGACAACAGTATGGCGGGATTGCGATCATCGAGCTCGATACCGATACGCGTGCAATACAGTTTTGATTGTTGTGTTTGATTTGACCCGCAGCGATTAAATGTCAATAGGAAACACTCTTTAGTCAGATCCGTATCCACGCAAAAGCACAAAGGGTCATCTTGGCTATAGCAGTTTGCAattgaaatagaaaattaagctcgtgtattttaaaagaaaatcaagTATCGTATGAGTATTAGAATGTTGTACAAAtgcataaaaactaatttaaaaagacGCCACAAGTGTAGGCTTCACATGTTGATGTAAGACAGTTTATAATGAGTAAGTGTAGCGCTGACCCGTAggaaagatatattaatttaaaaaggtaCCCGAAATACAGTCCAAGGACTAGGACTACTTGGATGCAACGTgagttattttcattattattatacgaattAAATTGCGTGAAATACTTCAATATAGCGGTAGGTAGCGGCGAAGGACTGTATTTAAGGAGTACTATCTGAGAGGTACAGTAGACCGACTCACCGATGGTCGCGATGGTCGCGATGGTCGCAATCCCGCGAGGCGTGACCAAaaccacccagacgggctcCGTGGCGACATACTCACGTGGTGCGATTGATCAGCTAAGCTCGTATCCTGAGTTCGATAAATCCCAATAGGGATTTCGCATGTGGTAGAACATAGCTTTTGATATAGCCGACCATATGTACGTATCCACATATCCTCCTTCGTTATTTTCATCTGTCAGAGGTCCAAGGTAGCAAAATGTTACTTAATAATATCTAGTATAATATTACTTGTGAAGTAACCATTAAATTGTaaacttcaaaaaaatatttcacgcATAAATTCGCGCAGCATGAGGTGAAATGGGATTgcaatataatcttatataattttcgCAAGATTAATATTCGCAAGCGTATTAAATGAAACTTACAGAAGTGAGAAATCCTGATCCTGGAGCCTGATCAACGCCTAACAAGAGTCTCACAAATGTAATTACGTAATCTTTTACGAATGCCTGATAAAGAAGAGTATCCAGCATAGAGGCGGAAAAAACCGAACCAGCTGCAAATGGTAGCCTAAACATGTAGGAAATATGGGACCCTCTCTCCTTTTCGCGCTGCAATAAAAGATGctgtgataaatataattttagtgtttTCACAAGACCTAAAAACATTATAGCAAACCTTTTCCATCTTCGATAGATGCAACGCGTATTTGTCATGAGCTCTGAATTGCATGAATCGCATATTTGACGATTGGGATAGCTCCGTTATAGATTTAATAGATGGAAAGAATCtgaaaaagattaattattttaagcccAATGAAATATCGTTTGAACGCTGTAGCATCACTTTTACTCGCTGTGcataatacattttcaaaaatatcgCTTGCCGTCCATGAAAATCTATTCGCAAAGGGCGCAACTTACCTAGTATCTTATAAACTagactagaaataaaaaaaagactatattAAGGAAGATTTTTACTTGAACATTGTTTGAACTGCCACAATGGTGTTGCAGTCAGAGAGACTGTCCTCTTCGGCTGAGTTAGATAACTCTTTGTTAACAACCACCACGTTTTCGGCTAAAGTTATACCTGCGCGGAGAAGATCATCTAGGCtgtaaagttaataatatgtCATTGCTCTTGTAATCGAATATCTTATGATTCAAGGATATCAATAAATGATTATCTCACCAATCAATAGTACCGAGCATCCAATATACCAATGGAAAGTAAGAAATGGAATCAAGGAATGCGACATCAGGTCTACGTTCCAGCAAAAGGATTATAGGATTGAGTGAAGTTTTAGATCTGAAATGTGCGCGCAGtggaataataaagttatagatTCCATTAGAGGCGTAATCGGCGGCAAGAATGATGGTCTTATTTTGCCATTGGTATTCCTTTGCATTACGGTATGCGCAATGCTCGCACACTTGAGCCAGTTGAAGGCAACACAGAGGTTTCTTTTCCTTCAGCAAATAGCACAACGTTGGGCTTACTCCTATGAATGGCGACACTGGAGGGAAACCTTTCACGATCCTGTAAAATGAGACATGTGAGGGTTTTTTTATTCTGCAAATTGATACTATTATTCATGTGTAACTTAAATAAGGCAAAGCaaagctttttattttaaagataatattcacgaaattataaaagaaaataaattaaaaaaaatacttactgcTTGTATCCTACATAATCAATATTATGCAGATTCAATatcatttttaagaaataatgataacaatcgagtgaattaatattttttattaaataatgtgctaaatataaactaacatcCAATATCAAGCAGACTTAAACATATTCTAGAAAATAATATCGAGTGCAATTCTAATTTTAACTCTAAAAATTTACCATTGGTAATAAGATGGAAGTAAATATACTTTTGCTATCTtttagaaaacataaaaaatacacattttaataaacaagCTGAATACATTAGTAACTAATTttcactaaatattaattataaatattgaaaattatatatttttttaaattatattctcctgatgatatattttttaatcaatttatcaaGTATTACTTAATAccagtttataattaatttattgagacACCAAAGATACTTGAATTAGAGTCAAAGACAAGTAATTGTTTCACTCGAGGGTAAAGTGTAATATGGCGGCCTTACTTATATACGttttttagcgggtgattagataaacaatgatgtgtctttttctttggaatgtcaaatctataatgacagaaagagagttATTAGTGtgttaactaaacagccgctaaacaACGGATTTATAAAAAAGGCCGTGGTATCGTAAACATGTAATATCTAACAGTTGTCAGGACATTCAAGCTAGGGAGTTCTTCATGCTTACCTGGTGAAGTCGTTGCGCCAAGCCGTACGTGGTTCACTCCCCCCCAGCGAGGACATGGAGCTGGTAGTTGCGTCGTCACTGCACACGCCGCGGCGGGAGGGACATACTCAGGTCTCAAGGGTACGTACACAATGCACACATTCGTATCAACTAAACACTCACGAGGGGTAACATTCGTGTGTGCTACATACGAGCTTTAGGAATCGTGCGCTATATTAGTTCTTGTAAAACTTGGACATTAAAAAGTGGAGTTTTGGGAATTTGCTAAAGAATGTAGCAATTGATTTGATAATATTGTGAAAtgtgattattaaaaattttttttagtgttCGAAATTTGAATGTGAATATTTTTTGGCACATGCGTGTAGCTGTAATGACTGTAGttaagcttaaatttattttgattaaattttaaaaaataatgcagCAATATGAGAAATGTAAACTATAATGGACATTCATGGTAaaactatttgttttattgttaaagtattcctattatatatttaattcgaatttctattacttttgtattatttgaatAGCCGTTGGTTAAGAAGAATGCAATATAAAAATTCCATGCGTGATGTATCTTTATATGtgacgaaatatttatataaatattttctctaaTTTCTtctgattaatataattaaaattaaagttatgttCACTCAATCGAAAGCTAAACCTTAAAGTGATTACTTTATCACATCATccacatttatttttctaaaatttggATATTCAGTTTCATCTTTTGATAGGGCTCTATTCGATTACATATTTTGTGAGCTGTACAACAAAAGTATTTATAccgatagttaatatttattatattgtaggaCTGCAAGTGTTAGCTACAAGCCAAGCAATGTTCAATGCACAACAGAACTTACAAGTATACAACACAATGACGTACTTTGTGCTGAGTGCATGCAGCTGCCGAGATCCGATTTTTCTATCTACACGATTTGAATGTACAGGCTAAAACAATAAGAAACAAATTTGGAAGATCGTCAATATATCGTGTTATGTAAACTGTAGCACATTTATATTgacgatgaaataaaaaataattagcaaaatttaatttaaggtaaTTCTCGACGACTTATTTTTGTCATACTTAAACTTGTTCAATTACtctttaaaatactatttaagttTTGCTAATATGAGAATGGATctacattttgtaaatataaaaacgtattGGTGTTGCTTATTATGTGAACCATTTTAGAAAGtattttacgtttttaatttactgAATGTATACCCGACAAATCGtctaaactttatttaaaagtttctaAATACTAAAATTGAAAAGACAGCGaagtgacaaaaataaatatgcgtGCGTGCATGATCGCGGGAATGGCGTTTCGGTCTGCGGTGTGTCTTACGCAATCTTTTCGGAAGGAGAGCGCCAGGGGACGTCGTCATCCAATTCATCTTCACTTTCATCAACTCCAACTCCTTCCTCTTGATTCTCAGATGTAATAGTTAGACTACTCGTTACCATGTCCGGTACCGGAAGAATCGATGGTCTTCTACTACCTGaattagaaaatttataataataccacAACATCAATTTTAGGAATTagagaaaatattgaaaaaataaaagctaCCTCGTCGGCAATGGAGACTATCAGGGCTTAAAAAGTTGGTATTATCAGGTCGAGGAAGTAAGAGGTGACTGTCAGTTGCGCTATCTGTAGCCGGAGATTCTTTGAGACAAGTGCGAGAGTCAGATGCCGATGTTGATGCTTCGCCAAATTTAGctgaaaattataaagtatttttgtataaaatgtattgacAACTGTGTAACATTCGTATGCGtaagtatttataacataacatttgaagataattgataaattaatagCAGTTCTTGCATTAAGACAAAATTGAATCCTGCTGATTAACTAGTACTTAGCAATAGTAACAGTCAATTatccaatataatatttttatcgtatatCTTGTTTCACATTCTAATTGatacaatttacttttaatatacaataatggtGGCTCGACATGACAATATGATATGGTGATAATTTCGtgataataatgattgtatTTGATGAATTTTGAATTCATACTACGAAAACTACGGCATCGCATGAGACATACGCATTAGGCTTTTCACGAAAATATCAATAGCATAAACTAgcctctaaaataaaaatattaatactcgGTAAATATAAATAGCGATGGAATTAGACGTTAACCATATCGAGCGCAAAACCATCagaattttaaaagaattaggAAATGTTTAGATGTAACCATAATGTGACTTTGCATTTCGATAGTGATTATGTGTTTGCCTTTCATTTTGTTGCCTACAGTGACATATGCTAGTCCATTACAACAAGGCATGCacaacactaaaatatttttttctaaaatcatTCATGGgcttaaattaaaagattaatcCGGATCATTTAATATTGTCAGTCACGTAgtgttttttaagttttagtaCTTCTAATCTTTCACTTGGGTGCTAAACCAgcgtattttattgtattattcatttaatttgttttttacttatataggAAATGTATTTTTCGGACCAAAGTGAACAAAATGAAAaggaaatttaatattgattattataaaagcaaaaagtTGGTGACCATGTAGGACCAGTAACTTTACTTTCACCGTGATCAGAATTACCCAAAAATCCTCTAATATGGCGAGCTGCTCTCTGTCCAGGTCGGCCAATCAATTCGATGTTCTATAAgattcaataaaatacaaatttggtTGACATCGAGCAACTTAAGCAATACAACTATAAAGTAGACCAAATGATCGCCAACAAACTAGTAAAACGGCGATTTTATTCAATCTACTTTAGGCAGTAATCCAACTGTGACACTCACAGCCAGCAACAGTTAAATTAGCGGATGATACAGTATTAGCTGGGTAGATGCGTGATGGCGATGTATTTGGTGTGGAACTCGCGGGAGCTTGTAGAATCACTTGTGGGAGGTCGTACTGAGCCACATTAGTACCGTCTGGTCTTTTCCGCTGTCCGGTGCCGCCTTCTGCATCTCCAGTCTTCTTTTCGTTAGAGAGGAGACTACATGTAGTTTGATCTTTTGGTATGGCATTGGATTTGCTTTCTGTCTGTTTGTCAGATACCACGAAAGCAGAGTTTTCTTCCTTCGTGATGCTCATGTAATAGCACGTGTCAGTGCTTTTCATGATGTGCCGAGGGCCAGGATTCAAAAGTATGGTTTCTTCATAAAACTCAGGTAGCTCTGCTGGACGAACCCCAACTAAAGCTACTCCATATCTAAATGAAAAATAACgtggtaattaaaaatataataattcggaATACTTTAGTATATATTCAAACAAATGCATACTTCCGGTGTGAGTGAAAACTGGCATAAGTAAAGCTTTTTCCTTCGTATTCACCAAAGAATCGACTATCACCAAGTACGATATGGTAGATTTCATTGCCAGAACATTTGCCATAAAGGCGATGCCATTCTTCTGGTGATTGTTGACCTTCtctaaaaaatcaaaaacagaatttatatttatgtatgttttgtatatttaacaaaaaaattatctagGCTTACTGGCCGCGGCTGGTGTGCAAAAGCAGAGTAACGAGAGTTGATGCACCAGGGCAAGTGCAGTTGTTGGCGAGAAGTGCATATTTAAACTCATCTTCGCAAACCACAAACTCCGCAAACTTAACATGCAGTTTATTCTCTGGTCGGAAAATCTGTACGTATTGGGGAACAATAGGGGCGAAATCTTTTACTGCCCAGGACCTGAAACGATTTgagtcttatttaatattttgattatatacttatgaaaatataataattgctaGCTTAGTAGTAACGGCGTAATCAAATAAGATAGTACTTAAGTTTGacttatacatgtattttttaaataagtttaaattacCTAAGAATCGTATGCTCGTCAGCTGCAGTTTTGTCAGCATAGTTTCTAGCAGCTAGTATAAAGCAAGCCTCCGCCTCGTTCATACGCGCACGAATCAAATCTGTATCCTTCAGGCATGAGCCTTGGATGTAAATAACGCGTTGAGCCCAAATTGGAAcctgttataattaatatgaatattaaatgtttaaaaatatctgtttattacttacttattgaaaatttagattatatattttttattgttcaaaAATATAAGATACCTGAAGAATCATCCGCATCGTTGTATCTAGCTCCATAGGTGAAAGCAGAACAACGTAGTAATCCTGAAGTAGAGGATGAGCATAAAATTCGTTCAGGAAATCCATAATTGTGTCGGCATGGAGCGTTGTCGAGCAAACTACTACGTGTTTTTCTGACTGAGCGCGGTGTGACGAGTAAGAACCACCGAGCTTCTGCCTTTCCATCCAGGTGAATGCCAATTGTTCAAACTGTatggatattatatttataaaattttaaattacatctcAATCTATTATCAATTTTCAGGACatcaaatgaaaataactattaaaatatgttaaacgaagtatattaataaagtgtCTGTAACTAAAAAGATGTAGAATGTGATAAATTGCTTTAAAGTGAAAAAGTGTAATCTATGTTCTCTGAGAAAAatggaattttaataaagtgGTAAGGAGAACTCGAGTCTCTTCAAGCACTTTATAGCTTAATTCAGTTTGCGAGGAAAGA
It contains:
- the LOC126780770 gene encoding potassium channel subfamily T member 2 isoform X1, with the translated sequence MELSGGGESADGPSSRGSAKVNFPPDVELERRPTGTFAGAAAAAFHRGRGRSMSAWSDISRSSIKFEERVRVEYYVNENTFKERLQLYFIKNQRSSLRIRIVNLFFKILACLLYIFRVCADGDPISASCYGCKPGNKTEFEYSANLTEEEFQEHPIINWDGIVWVNRPLYLWGVQVVLAMISLAEAILLVYLGYKGNIWQQVLSFHFILEMVNTVPFALTVPFPPLRNLFIPVFLNCWLAKRSLENMFNDLHRAMQKSQSALSQQLMILCVTLLCLVFTSVCGIQHFQRAGHRHLNLFQATYFVVVTFSTVGYGDFVPDIWPSQLYMVIMIGVALVVLPTQFEQLAFTWMERQKLGGSYSSHRAQSEKHVVVCSTTLHADTIMDFLNEFYAHPLLQDYYVVLLSPMELDTTMRMILQVPIWAQRVIYIQGSCLKDTDLIRARMNEAEACFILAARNYADKTAADEHTILRSWAVKDFAPIVPQYVQIFRPENKLHVKFAEFVVCEDEFKYALLANNCTCPGASTLVTLLLHTSRGQEGQQSPEEWHRLYGKCSGNEIYHIVLGDSRFFGEYEGKSFTYASFHSHRKYGVALVGVRPAELPEFYEETILLNPGPRHIMKSTDTCYYMSITKEENSAFVVSDKQTESKSNAIPKDQTTCSLLSNEKKTGDAEGGTGQRKRPDGTNVAQYDLPQVILQAPASSTPNTSPSRIYPANTVSSANLTVAGSKFGEASTSASDSRTCLKESPATDSATDSHLLLPRPDNTNFLSPDSLHCRRGSRRPSILPVPDMVTSSLTITSENQEEGVGVDESEDELDDDVPWRSPSEKIAIVKGFPPVSPFIGVSPTLCYLLKEKKPLCCLQLAQVCEHCAYRNAKEYQWQNKTIILAADYASNGIYNFIIPLRAHFRSKTSLNPIILLLERRPDVAFLDSISYFPLVYWMLGTIDCLDDLLRAGITLAENVVVVNKELSNSAEEDSLSDCNTIVAVQTMFKFFPSIKSITELSQSSNMRFMQFRAHDKYALHLSKMEKREKERGSHISYMFRLPFAAGSVFSASMLDTLLYQAFVKDYVITFVRLLLGVDQAPGSGFLTSMKITKEDMWIRTYGRLYQKLCSTTCEIPIGIYRTQDTSLADQSHHVSMSPRSPSGWFWSRLAGLRPSRPSRPSQATGDAGSAGDGGSEGRGARSRRGTTGCLSGCYGDRTPAYSTSLADEARDNHAQQIERAEIANLVRSRIESLNLTGVDYDDVSEKRNSLSYVIINPSCDLNLQEGDIIYLVRPSPFSAQKTFERHNSRRKSNISFCSGALIQAAAAGSRRGSALGGLSSLSPRAPPLTNAKANSLSLPDSPTIVTDFRGRSNSLRVVDDILLRRSNSLRQGLGTPATSSRRKSSLEEIGISHFNSLLQHQQQQQNANAIKIALNGSIGLEVTPPDEGPMDRFGYQDMAAALPSTSTGSGLPPTPDPQHLQGTIV
- the LOC126780770 gene encoding potassium channel subfamily T member 2 isoform X2 translates to MELSGGGESADGPSSRGSAKVNFPPDVELERRPTGTFAGAAAAAFHRGRGRSMSAWSDISRSSIKFEERVRVEYYVNENTFKERLQLYFIKNQRSSLRIRIVNLFFKILACLLYIFRVCADGDPISASCYGCKPGNKTEFEYSANLTEEEFQEHPIINWDGIVWVNRPLYLWGVQVVLAMISLAEAILLVYLGYKGNIWQQVLSFHFILEMVNTVPFALTVPFPPLRNLFIPVFLNCWLAKRSLENMFNDLHRAMQKSQSALSQQLMILCVTLLCLVFTSVCGIQHFQRAGHRHLNLFQATYFVVVTFSTVGYGDFVPDIWPSQLYMVIMIGVALVVLPTQFEQLAFTWMERQKLGGSYSSHRAQSEKHVVVCSTTLHADTIMDFLNEFYAHPLLQDYYVVLLSPMELDTTMRMILQVPIWAQRVIYIQGSCLKDTDLIRARMNEAEACFILAARNYADKTAADEHTILRSWAVKDFAPIVPQYVQIFRPENKLHVKFAEFVVCEDEFKYALLANNCTCPGASTLVTLLLHTSRGQEGQQSPEEWHRLYGKCSGNEIYHIVLGDSRFFGEYEGKSFTYASFHSHRKYGVALVGVRPAELPEFYEETILLNPGPRHIMKSTDTCYYMSITKEENSAFVVSDKQTESKSNAIPKDQTTCSLLSNEKKTGDAEGGTGQRKRPDGTNVAQYDLPQVILQAPASSTPNTSPSRIYPANTVSSANLTVAGSKFGEASTSASDSRTCLKESPATDSATDSHLLLPRPDNTNFLSPDSLHCRRGSRRPSILPVPDMVTSSLTITSENQEEGVGVDESEDELDDDVPWRSPSEKIAIVKGFPPVSPFIGVSPTLCYLLKEKKPLCCLQLAQVCEHCAYRNAKEYQWQNKTIILAADYASNGIYNFIIPLRAHFRSKTSLNPIILLLERRPDVAFLDSISYFPLVYWMLGTIDCLDDLLRAGITLAENVVVVNKELSNSAEEDSLSDCNTIVAVQTMFKFFPSIKSITELSQSSNMRFMQFRAHDKYALHLSKMEKREKERGSHISYMFRLPFAAGSVFSASMLDTLLYQAFVKDYVITFVRLLLGVDQAPGSGFLTSMKITKEDMWIRTYGRLYQKLCSTTCEIPIGIYRTQDTSLADQSHHYSTSLADEARDNHAQQIERAEIANLVRSRIESLNLTGVDYDDVSEKRNSLSYVIINPSCDLNLQEGDIIYLVRPSPFSAQKTFERHNSRRKSNISFCSGALIQAAAAGSRRGSALGGLSSLSPRAPPLTNAKANSLSLPDSPTIVTDFRGRSNSLRVVDDILLRRSNSLRQGLGTPATSSRRKSSLEEIGISHFNSLLQHQQQQQNANAIKIALNGSIGLEVTPPDEGPMDRFGYQDMAAALPSTSTGSGLPPTPDPQHLQGTIV
- the LOC126780770 gene encoding potassium channel subfamily T member 1 isoform X3 — protein: MELSGGGESADGPSSRGSAKVNFPPDVELERRPTGTFAGAAAAAFHRGRGRSMSAWSDISRSSIKFEERVRVEYYVNENTFKERLQLYFIKNQRSSLRIRIVNLFFKILACLLYIFRVCADGDPISASCYGCKPGNKTEFEYSANLTEEEFQEHPIINWDGIVWVNRPLYLWGVQVVLAMISLAEAILLVYLGYKGNIWQQVLSFHFILEMVNTVPFALTVPFPPLRNLFIPVFLNCWLAKRSLENMFNDLHRAMQKSQSALSQQLMILCVTLLCLVFTSVCGIQHFQRAGHRHLNLFQATYFVVVTFSTVGYGDFVPDIWPSQLYMVIMIGVALVVLPTQFEQLAFTWMERQKLGGSYSSHRAQSEKHVVVCSTTLHADTIMDFLNEFYAHPLLQDYYVVLLSPMELDTTMRMILQVPIWAQRVIYIQGSCLKDTDLIRARMNEAEACFILAARNYADKTAADEHTILRSWAVKDFAPIVPQYVQIFRPENKLHVKFAEFVVCEDEFKYALLANNCTCPGASTLVTLLLHTSRGQEGQQSPEEWHRLYGKCSGNEIYHIVLGDSRFFGEYEGKSFTYASFHSHRKYGVALVGVRPAELPEFYEETILLNPGPRHIMKSTDTCYYMSITKEENSAFVVSDKQTESKSNAIPKDQTTCSLLSNEKKTGDAEGGTGQRKRPDGTNVAQYDLPQVILQAPASSTPNTSPSRIYPANTVSSANLTVAGSKFGEASTSASDSRTCLKESPATDSATDSHLLLPRPDNTNFLSPDSLHCRRGSRRPSILPVPDMVTSSLTITSENQEEGVGVDESEDELDDDVPWRSPSEKIALYIQIV